From Erigeron canadensis isolate Cc75 chromosome 8, C_canadensis_v1, whole genome shotgun sequence, one genomic window encodes:
- the LOC122610748 gene encoding uncharacterized mitochondrial protein AtMg00810-like, producing the protein MGNSVDEIEKCKLFLSTKFSIKDLGKLRYFLGIEVLDEQDGLCITQRKYCLDLLTEFGLLGCKPSQTLIETRLVLDNDDIKGAPLRNITKYQKLIGKLIYLTFTRPDIAYVVHILSQLMHNPHDLHFKLAMRVIRYLKGSPGKGIFFKKEGNLSLSAFVDSNWAKKVTTRKSITGYILFLGSCPISWKSKKQQTISRSSAEAEFRALAAITCEVIWVQKILEELGVHKTRPVSIFCDSKAAIQIAANLVFHEKTKHFELDLFFIREKILLGIIETIKVTSEENSSDIFTKVYKKKDYLCYMLQVRNWRVKDVRRRKKRELTGT; encoded by the exons GTAACTCTGTTGATGAAATTGAGAAATGTAAACTGTTCTTAAGTACAAAATTTTCTATCAAGGATCTAGGGAAGCTTAGATACTTTCTTGGAATAGAAGTTCTTGATGAACAGGATGGTCTTTGTATTACACAAAGAAAGTATTGTCTTGATCTTCTTACTGAATTTGGGCTTCTTGGGTGTAAACCTTCTCAAACACTTATTGAAACCAGGCTTGTGCTTGATAATGATGATATCAAGGGTGCTCCTTTAAGGAACATCActaagtatcaaaaacttattGGTAAACTCATCTATTTAACTTTTACAAGGCCAGACATTGCATATGTTGTTCACATTCTTAGCCAGTTAATGCATAACCCTCATGACTTGCATTTTAAGTTAGCCATGAGGGTGATCAGGTACTTAAAAGGTTCTCCAGGTAAAGGCATTTTTTTCAAGAAAGAAGGTAACCTCTCCCTATCTGCCTTTGTTGACTCTAACTGGGCCAAGAAGGTGACTACTAGAAAGAGTATAACTGGTTACATTCTCTTTCTTGGTAGTTGCCCCATCTCTTGGAAAAGCAAAAAACAGCAGACCATCTCTAGATCTTCAGCTGAAGCTGAGTTCAGAGCACTGGCTGCTATTACATGTGAGGTAATCTGGGTTCAAAAAATCCTAGAAGAACTTGGGGTGCACAAAACTAGACCTGTTAGCATATTCTGTGACAGTAAGGCTGCGATACAAATTGCAGCCAACCTTGTCTTTCATGAAAAGACCAAACACTTTGAACTTGATCTCTTTTTCATTAGGGAAAAAATTCTTTTAGGAATCATTGAAACAATTAAGGTCACATCTGAAGAAAACAGTTCTGATATCTTTACAAAAG TTTATAAGAAGAAAGACTATTTGTGCTACATGCTACAAGTAAGGAACTGGAGGGTTAAAGATgttagaagaagaaagaagagggAGCTGACTGGAACATGA